From Polaribacter butkevichii, a single genomic window includes:
- the cbiE gene encoding precorrin-6y C5,15-methyltransferase (decarboxylating) subunit CbiE has product MKQNTEHIDFYLIGISNHAIPLLNADVLDLIEQSSIFSGGKRHYQLVKSFLPKHHTWIEISGKMDALIKQYKNMDASIVVFASGDPFFYGFGNTLQRLIPNAKLKAYPYFSSIQLLCHKTQTNYNSLKSVSIHGRDWSALDEALIQGNELIGVLTDTKKTPSEISKRMLQYGFDNYSITIGEALDGNEERIEQLDLTTCSNKTHNNLNCVLLKQTATKDKPFGIADDAFIPLTNRPNMITKMPIRLNTLNALQLQNKKVFWDIGSCTGSVAIEVKKQYPHLKIVAFEKREECGTIIQKNTEKFSTPGIDIIIDDFFNSNLKEFPIPDVVFIGGHGGRLKELIRIIDALNPSVRIVTNAVKESSTEVFVTELSKLNYKIHTSSIQVNEHNKISIHTAEKI; this is encoded by the coding sequence ATGAAACAAAATACTGAACATATCGATTTTTATTTAATTGGAATTAGCAACCATGCGATTCCCCTATTAAATGCGGATGTTTTAGACTTAATTGAACAGTCATCAATTTTTTCTGGCGGAAAACGTCATTATCAATTAGTGAAATCGTTTTTACCTAAACACCATACTTGGATTGAAATTTCAGGTAAAATGGATGCTCTTATCAAACAGTATAAAAACATGGATGCTTCTATTGTTGTTTTTGCTTCTGGAGACCCATTTTTCTATGGTTTTGGTAATACTTTACAACGATTAATTCCAAATGCGAAACTAAAAGCATATCCTTATTTCAGTAGCATTCAATTACTATGTCATAAAACGCAAACAAACTATAACAGCTTAAAATCGGTTTCTATTCATGGTAGAGATTGGTCGGCTTTAGATGAAGCTTTAATTCAAGGAAACGAATTAATTGGTGTATTAACCGATACAAAGAAAACGCCTTCAGAAATTTCTAAACGTATGCTTCAATATGGTTTTGATAATTATTCAATAACTATAGGCGAAGCTTTAGACGGAAACGAAGAACGTATTGAACAACTAGATTTAACTACTTGTTCAAATAAAACACATAATAATTTAAACTGTGTTTTATTAAAGCAAACAGCTACAAAAGACAAACCTTTCGGAATTGCTGACGATGCATTTATTCCTTTAACGAATCGGCCAAATATGATTACAAAAATGCCCATTCGTTTAAATACCCTTAACGCTTTACAATTACAAAATAAAAAAGTGTTTTGGGACATTGGTTCTTGCACAGGCTCTGTTGCTATTGAAGTGAAAAAACAATATCCGCATTTAAAAATTGTTGCTTTTGAAAAGCGAGAAGAATGTGGAACAATAATTCAAAAAAATACAGAGAAATTTTCCACTCCGGGGATTGATATTATTATTGATGATTTTTTTAATAGCAACTTAAAAGAATTCCCAATTCCTGATGTTGTTTTTATTGGCGGTCATGGCGGACGATTAAAAGAATTGATTCGGATTATTGATGCATTAAATCCATCAGTAAGAATCGTAACCAACGCAGTAAAAGAAAGCAGCACAGAAGTATTTGTTACAGAATTATCAAAATTAAATTACAAAATTCATACAAGCTCAATTCAAGTAAATGAGCATAATAAGATTAGCATTCACACAGCAGAAAAAATATAA
- the bluB gene encoding 5,6-dimethylbenzimidazole synthase, with product MNKFTPENIETLEQIILARRDVRGNRFIDKAIAKADLDKILFAGVNAPSVGFSQPWEFVIIKDLEIRNKVKNSFFKENEKAKTLFKGKKTDAYTQLKLEGIVESALNIAVFYKPSQHPVLGQTAMKEAGVYSVVCAIQNMWLMARALEIGLGWVSIVNPDTVKTILNAPNDRQLIGYLCLGHVDEFYKNPELEQLQWEKRKNINDVVIKEMYS from the coding sequence ATGAACAAATTTACTCCAGAAAATATTGAAACCTTAGAGCAAATAATACTTGCTCGTAGAGATGTTAGAGGGAATCGTTTTATAGATAAAGCGATTGCTAAAGCAGATTTAGATAAGATATTGTTTGCTGGAGTAAATGCACCTTCGGTTGGTTTTTCACAGCCTTGGGAATTTGTTATTATTAAAGATTTAGAAATTAGAAATAAAGTTAAAAACAGTTTTTTTAAAGAAAATGAAAAAGCCAAAACGCTCTTTAAAGGAAAGAAAACAGATGCATATACCCAATTAAAACTAGAAGGTATTGTAGAGTCTGCTTTAAATATTGCGGTGTTTTATAAACCAAGCCAACATCCCGTTTTAGGGCAAACCGCAATGAAAGAAGCAGGTGTGTATTCGGTGGTTTGTGCTATTCAGAATATGTGGTTAATGGCAAGAGCTTTAGAAATTGGTTTAGGTTGGGTTAGTATTGTAAATCCGGATACGGTTAAAACCATATTAAACGCTCCAAACGACAGACAATTAATCGGTTATTTATGTTTAGGACATGTAGATGAATTTTATAAAAACCCAGAATTAGAACAATTACAATGGGAAAAACGTAAAAATATCAACGATGTAGTAATCAAAGAGATGTATTCGTAG
- the cobJ gene encoding precorrin-3B C(17)-methyltransferase: MKITVAGLGPGDINYMLPVVKNALQKADVVIGYDYYFQFGQTLFKEDAELISMPLGKEEARAHKAVEKAQEDKYVVVIGSGDASIYAMAAIVYEVVSKENQNDIELETLPGVSAFLAAGSKLGAPLGHDFCCISLSDLMTPWNKIEQRIKAAAMGDFVTSLYNPKSKKRHWQLGKLQKIFLEERAPSTPVAIVRHVTRPEEEIKITTLGEFNPEDVDMFCLVMIGNSQTYQFKNYLVTPRGYLNRKPHTGKEIQQESFRIVTQHIKELPFSIANKWAITRVIHTTGILEDFNHYSASPQVIENWHEYLKNGGEIVTDVTMVQAGITKAFIKEYDNQIHCLLNDEDVQELAKSANITRSQAGIRKAIEKHPNALYVVGNAPTALFEIVDQIRDNNNFKPAGVVGVPVGFVNVLEAKEQLSQTNNTNWVIIEGNRGGSNVAAAIVNAAFTLPEALTYFKS; this comes from the coding sequence ATGAAAATAACCGTTGCAGGCTTAGGTCCTGGAGATATCAATTATATGTTACCCGTAGTTAAAAATGCTTTACAAAAAGCAGATGTTGTTATTGGGTACGACTATTATTTTCAATTTGGTCAAACACTTTTTAAAGAAGATGCTGAGCTAATTTCTATGCCCTTAGGTAAAGAAGAAGCAAGAGCACATAAAGCTGTAGAAAAGGCGCAAGAAGATAAATATGTAGTAGTTATTGGTTCTGGTGATGCAAGTATTTATGCGATGGCAGCCATCGTTTACGAAGTAGTATCCAAAGAAAACCAAAACGATATAGAATTAGAAACGCTACCTGGAGTTTCTGCTTTTTTAGCTGCAGGAAGTAAATTGGGAGCTCCTTTAGGTCATGATTTTTGTTGTATTTCTTTATCAGATTTAATGACACCTTGGAACAAAATTGAACAAAGAATTAAGGCCGCTGCCATGGGCGATTTTGTTACTAGTTTATACAATCCTAAAAGTAAAAAAAGACATTGGCAGTTAGGGAAACTTCAAAAAATATTTTTAGAAGAACGTGCCCCTTCTACTCCAGTCGCTATCGTTAGACACGTAACGCGTCCTGAAGAAGAAATTAAAATCACCACTTTAGGAGAATTTAATCCTGAAGATGTAGATATGTTTTGTTTGGTGATGATTGGTAATTCACAAACCTATCAGTTTAAAAATTATTTAGTAACACCCAGAGGTTACCTTAACAGAAAACCACATACAGGTAAAGAAATTCAGCAAGAAAGTTTTAGAATTGTTACCCAACATATTAAAGAATTGCCTTTTTCTATTGCTAATAAATGGGCAATAACAAGAGTTATTCATACCACAGGAATTTTAGAAGATTTCAACCATTATTCAGCTTCTCCACAAGTTATTGAAAACTGGCATGAGTATCTTAAAAATGGTGGAGAAATTGTTACCGATGTTACCATGGTACAAGCGGGAATTACAAAAGCATTCATCAAAGAATATGATAATCAAATACATTGTTTATTAAATGATGAAGATGTACAAGAGTTAGCCAAATCAGCAAATATTACGCGTTCTCAAGCAGGAATTAGAAAAGCTATTGAAAAGCATCCGAATGCTTTATATGTTGTTGGAAATGCTCCTACTGCTTTATTCGAAATTGTAGACCAAATAAGAGATAACAACAATTTTAAACCTGCAGGAGTTGTGGGTGTTCCTGTTGGTTTTGTAAATGTTTTAGAAGCTAAAGAACAATTATCGCAAACAAATAACACAAATTGGGTAATTATAGAAGGTAACAGAGGTGGCAGTAATGTTGCTGCAGCAATTGTAAATGCTGCTTTTACATTACCTGAAGCTTTAACTTATTTTAAATCTTAA
- the cobI gene encoding precorrin-2 C(20)-methyltransferase, with amino-acid sequence MMVGKIQGVSLGPGDPDLITLKGLKALQQADKIYYPGSLFKGGRKASYSLSILDHYKLDSEKLVGFYLKMDLGRNHVNETYETAFQQILADYNKGLSIVIVSEGDLSTFSSFSYLLEKIKTHKLTIDLIPGITSYLNLASESKTPLCLQNEKVTIIPRIQTKEELQEAIANFDTVVLMKIISVIDIITAVIDQKKHSITYAERLGTDKQFITNSWQTANQRETPYFSLMIIKKINK; translated from the coding sequence ATGATGGTAGGAAAAATACAAGGCGTTTCCTTAGGACCTGGTGATCCTGATTTGATTACCCTAAAAGGTTTAAAAGCATTACAGCAAGCTGATAAAATATACTACCCGGGCTCTTTGTTTAAAGGAGGAAGAAAGGCTAGCTATTCTTTATCAATCTTAGACCATTATAAGTTAGATTCAGAAAAATTAGTCGGTTTTTATCTAAAGATGGATTTAGGAAGAAACCATGTGAACGAGACTTACGAAACTGCTTTTCAGCAAATACTTGCAGATTATAACAAAGGGTTATCCATAGTAATAGTTAGTGAAGGAGACCTTAGTACGTTTAGCTCTTTTTCTTATCTATTAGAAAAAATTAAAACACACAAATTAACGATAGACTTAATTCCTGGCATTACATCTTATTTAAATTTAGCATCAGAAAGTAAAACACCGTTGTGCTTGCAAAATGAAAAAGTAACCATTATTCCACGCATACAAACTAAAGAAGAATTACAAGAAGCTATTGCTAATTTTGATACCGTAGTATTGATGAAAATAATATCTGTTATCGATATTATTACCGCTGTAATTGATCAAAAAAAACACAGTATTACCTATGCAGAACGCTTAGGAACAGACAAACAATTTATTACAAACAGTTGGCAAACCGCAAACCAAAGAGAAACCCCTTATTTTTCTCTTATGATTATTAAAAAAATAAACAAATGA
- a CDS encoding sirohydrochlorin chelatase, with product MKKGILLCGHGSRTKSGTEAFKELVSQLQARYTEYEVDYGFLEFNHPVYEASIERMYQKGIREIYALPIILFAGSHAKNDIPYEMNTIQSYYSDLTIKMGKHLGVNSFLLELAQKRVLEEESKHSVMDRKDVCLMVVGRGTTDTDANSDVHKLACMLGEGMGFGFTTVAYSGTAYPSVTKSLELTSKMEFKRTIAIPFFFFTGILLERIYKQIRDFSETSPLEHVYTQAFGSDELILKAFDERLEEAINGTANMNCQMCKYRKQIVGLESEIGKEQMGHHLGVKGVLFEEDEKVGQKNSVFTKIKKGLGI from the coding sequence ATGAAAAAAGGAATTTTACTTTGCGGACATGGTAGCAGAACAAAATCTGGAACCGAAGCTTTTAAAGAATTGGTATCTCAATTACAAGCTCGTTATACTGAATATGAAGTAGATTATGGCTTCTTAGAATTTAACCACCCTGTTTACGAAGCCTCAATTGAGCGTATGTATCAAAAAGGGATTCGTGAAATTTATGCATTGCCTATTATTCTTTTTGCAGGTTCGCATGCCAAGAATGATATTCCTTATGAAATGAATACTATTCAGAGTTACTATAGTGATTTAACCATAAAAATGGGAAAACACTTAGGCGTGAATTCATTTTTATTAGAATTAGCTCAAAAAAGAGTTTTAGAAGAAGAAAGTAAACATTCTGTAATGGACAGAAAAGACGTTTGTTTAATGGTGGTTGGTAGAGGAACAACCGATACCGATGCCAATTCTGATGTTCACAAACTAGCTTGTATGCTGGGTGAAGGAATGGGGTTTGGGTTTACAACCGTTGCCTACAGTGGTACTGCTTACCCAAGCGTTACCAAAAGTTTAGAACTCACTAGTAAAATGGAATTTAAACGTACTATTGCCATTCCTTTTTTCTTTTTCACAGGAATTCTTTTAGAACGTATTTATAAGCAAATAAGAGATTTTAGCGAAACCTCTCCGTTAGAACACGTTTACACACAAGCTTTTGGTAGTGACGAGTTAATTTTAAAAGCCTTTGATGAGCGTTTAGAAGAAGCCATTAACGGAACAGCAAACATGAATTGCCAAATGTGTAAATACCGTAAACAAATTGTAGGTCTAGAATCTGAAATAGGAAAAGAACAAATGGGACATCATTTAGGTGTAAAAGGAGTTCTGTTTGAAGAAGATGAAAAAGTAGGACAAAAAAATAGCGTATTTACTAAAATTAAAAAAGGTTTAGGAATATGA
- the cobA gene encoding uroporphyrinogen-III C-methyltransferase, producing the protein MNKQHISILGLGWLGLPLALKLQKSGYSINGSTATLEPLKSISKYSFHTCRINVESDTIIGDWESFIAETTTLIINFPPKRIDNIETIHPSQIAQIIAHTPKTTKVIFVSSTSVYQNNNELIDETVTCLPEKASGHALVKAEELLQEHFGSNLTILRLSGLIGPKRHPGRFLAKKRELKNPNIPINLIHQKDAIGLIETILEQNCFGEIINGCADVHPKRKDFYENAAIKLNLPAPIFGSSKETYYKIVDNSKSKSLLNFKYQFSNPEWIYTKEHLPEISIVGAGPGNKNLLTLKAFNAIENAEIILHDNLISDEILEINTQAKRIYVGRKFGDKEDQETRQNNINRLMKMHCEQGDKVVRIKSGDPYIYGRAAEEARFLTAHKLPFTVVPGVTAALAAANSLNIPITERGHSNAVLICTAHTANYSTAQFRGIGNMLKSGTTLALYMASKSLAKMIPKLIEVCGTEDIPINAISNVSREDEVLLSSTLGNIQDDIIKTPLQMPVVFLVGVKPIR; encoded by the coding sequence ATGAATAAACAACATATTTCCATATTAGGATTAGGCTGGTTGGGTTTGCCACTTGCTTTGAAGCTTCAAAAAAGTGGTTATTCAATTAATGGAAGTACGGCTACATTAGAACCTCTAAAATCCATATCTAAATATTCTTTTCATACTTGTAGAATAAACGTTGAATCTGATACTATTATTGGAGACTGGGAATCTTTTATTGCAGAAACAACAACGCTTATTATAAATTTTCCACCAAAACGAATTGATAATATAGAAACGATACATCCATCACAAATAGCTCAGATTATAGCGCACACGCCTAAAACTACAAAGGTTATTTTTGTAAGCTCTACATCGGTATATCAAAACAACAACGAGCTTATAGATGAAACTGTAACTTGTCTTCCAGAAAAAGCATCTGGACACGCATTAGTGAAAGCAGAAGAGTTATTACAAGAACATTTTGGTAGCAACTTAACTATTTTACGATTATCCGGATTAATTGGACCTAAACGTCATCCTGGGAGATTTTTAGCGAAAAAGAGGGAACTAAAAAACCCAAACATTCCTATTAATCTTATTCATCAAAAAGATGCTATCGGTTTAATTGAAACAATTTTAGAACAAAACTGTTTTGGAGAAATTATAAATGGTTGCGCAGATGTACATCCTAAAAGAAAAGACTTTTATGAAAACGCAGCTATTAAATTAAACTTACCTGCTCCTATTTTTGGTTCATCAAAAGAAACCTATTATAAAATAGTTGACAATTCTAAATCGAAATCATTACTTAATTTTAAGTATCAGTTTTCGAATCCTGAATGGATTTACACAAAAGAACATTTACCAGAAATATCTATTGTTGGTGCTGGTCCTGGTAATAAAAATCTATTAACATTAAAAGCTTTTAACGCCATTGAAAACGCGGAAATTATTTTACACGATAATTTAATTTCTGATGAAATATTAGAGATCAACACACAAGCTAAACGGATTTATGTGGGGCGTAAATTTGGCGATAAAGAAGATCAAGAAACACGCCAGAACAATATTAATAGATTGATGAAAATGCATTGTGAACAAGGAGATAAAGTTGTTCGTATAAAATCTGGAGACCCTTATATTTATGGAAGAGCCGCAGAAGAAGCACGTTTTTTAACAGCACATAAACTTCCTTTTACAGTTGTACCTGGAGTTACTGCAGCCTTAGCTGCTGCTAATTCATTAAACATACCAATTACCGAAAGAGGACACTCAAATGCTGTTTTAATTTGCACTGCACATACCGCAAATTATTCAACCGCACAATTTAGAGGAATTGGTAATATGCTAAAATCAGGAACAACCTTGGCGCTTTATATGGCCTCTAAAAGTTTAGCTAAAATGATACCTAAACTGATAGAAGTTTGTGGTACCGAAGACATTCCTATCAATGCAATTTCAAATGTTTCTAGAGAAGATGAAGTTTTACTTTCATCAACCTTAGGTAACATACAAGACGATATAATAAAAACACCACTACAAATGCCTGTCGTATTTTTAGTAGGTGTAAAACCAATTAGATAA
- a CDS encoding (2Fe-2S) ferredoxin domain-containing protein: protein MGKNIANTTHTFFFCDGGSCQKAGSEKVIRTARAYLRNNGHWNDTHTIKTRCNGRCEDAPTCIVYPGQNWYKELTPEKITPIVKRHLDNAPLVNSELLYKKGWQEQASDNEIAPIKPKPFELKNDTELGECFITKGFSSDQYLYPLFLYLLENPKGVSLISSDEKRISFQEIISLDYSKTYTLELHTETTAIPFTIAAVPKENKELQQAKISSTEYYFQKETQQKGIRFKNKFGKILGKIEFDSLNNKAWEYCTKIQLQNVHLDFKNHE from the coding sequence ATGGGAAAAAATATAGCAAATACAACACATACTTTTTTCTTTTGTGACGGAGGTTCCTGTCAGAAAGCAGGAAGTGAAAAAGTTATAAGAACAGCAAGAGCTTATTTACGTAACAATGGGCATTGGAATGATACACACACTATTAAAACAAGATGTAATGGTAGATGTGAAGATGCACCAACTTGCATTGTGTACCCTGGGCAAAATTGGTATAAAGAACTTACACCAGAAAAAATTACGCCCATTGTAAAAAGGCATCTTGATAATGCGCCACTTGTTAATTCTGAATTGTTATACAAAAAAGGTTGGCAAGAACAAGCTTCGGATAATGAAATTGCTCCTATAAAACCAAAACCGTTCGAATTAAAAAATGATACCGAATTAGGTGAATGTTTTATAACCAAAGGTTTTAGTTCTGACCAATATTTATACCCATTGTTTTTATATCTATTAGAGAATCCTAAAGGAGTTTCTTTAATTTCTTCGGATGAAAAAAGAATTTCGTTTCAAGAGATCATCTCTTTAGACTATTCTAAAACATACACATTAGAATTACATACAGAAACAACAGCAATACCATTTACTATTGCAGCTGTTCCTAAAGAAAATAAAGAATTACAACAAGCTAAAATTTCTAGTACAGAATATTATTTTCAAAAAGAAACACAGCAAAAAGGTATTCGTTTTAAAAATAAATTTGGAAAAATTTTAGGTAAGATTGAATTCGATTCTCTAAATAATAAAGCTTGGGAATATTGTACTAAAATACAATTACAAAACGTACATCTAGATTTTAAAAATCATGAATAA
- a CDS encoding AAA family ATPase, whose amino-acid sequence MVNFQKKYIITGAPGTGKTTLINLLKDTFPCMDEVSRKVIIDEQKNNRDGMPWSNIKRFTNLVFKKTKQELLNTDTRICDRSLLDLEAYLTVENKIVPKYLHNFPYLKTYHKTVFFAPTWFDIYCQDAQRLQEFDYCLKLEKALLEQYKKKGFKIIMLPKSSPIKRKQLILDSIL is encoded by the coding sequence ATGGTTAATTTTCAAAAAAAATATATTATTACAGGCGCACCTGGAACAGGTAAAACAACCTTAATAAATCTTTTAAAAGACACGTTTCCTTGTATGGATGAAGTTTCTAGAAAGGTAATTATTGATGAACAAAAAAACAACAGAGATGGAATGCCTTGGTCTAACATAAAGCGTTTTACTAATCTTGTCTTTAAAAAAACAAAACAAGAATTATTAAATACCGATACAAGAATTTGTGATAGATCATTACTCGATTTAGAAGCTTATTTAACTGTAGAAAACAAAATAGTCCCTAAATATTTACATAACTTTCCTTATTTAAAAACATACCATAAAACGGTCTTTTTTGCTCCAACTTGGTTTGATATTTACTGTCAAGATGCACAGAGATTACAAGAATTTGATTATTGTTTAAAATTAGAAAAAGCGTTGTTAGAACAATATAAAAAAAAGGGGTTCAAAATTATAATGCTTCCAAAATCTTCTCCTATTAAAAGAAAGCAACTCATTCTAGATTCAATCTTATAA
- the cbiB gene encoding adenosylcobinamide-phosphate synthase CbiB: protein MDLSTIYILIIAFVLDLIIGDPKKLPHLIIAFGNSISLGEKLLNKNKSKFLKGALLTILLVSTTFITPYFIIKYLNAYDFQFIAIAFSVLMLFYCLANKTLVKEGNAVFNVLKKEGLEAGRKRLSWIVGRETNKLSEQQIRVATFETMAENLSDGVIAPLFYFLILGVPGAMAYKMINTLDSMIGYKSDRYFFFGKFAAILDDVANYIPARITGVLMLVVTFKLKGFSFIFKEGKKHSSPNAGYPEAALAYILDCQFGGPNYYHGKLVDKPFIGSNNRTIKHEEIKTVSNINYITSILFFLLMIGLLLLF, encoded by the coding sequence ATGGATTTAAGTACTATTTACATATTAATTATTGCTTTTGTTTTAGATTTAATTATAGGAGACCCAAAAAAACTACCACATTTAATTATCGCTTTTGGAAATAGTATTTCTTTAGGAGAAAAATTACTCAATAAAAACAAGTCTAAGTTTTTAAAAGGTGCTTTATTAACCATTCTATTAGTTAGTACTACTTTTATTACGCCGTATTTCATCATAAAGTATCTAAACGCTTATGATTTTCAATTTATAGCAATTGCTTTTTCTGTACTTATGCTATTTTATTGTTTAGCCAATAAAACACTAGTAAAAGAAGGAAATGCTGTTTTTAATGTTTTAAAAAAGGAAGGTTTAGAAGCCGGTCGTAAACGTTTATCATGGATTGTAGGACGTGAAACGAACAAGTTAAGCGAACAACAAATTAGAGTTGCTACTTTCGAAACCATGGCAGAAAATTTAAGTGATGGTGTAATTGCTCCATTATTTTATTTTTTAATCTTAGGAGTTCCTGGTGCAATGGCTTATAAAATGATTAACACGCTAGATTCTATGATTGGTTACAAAAGTGACCGTTATTTCTTCTTCGGAAAATTTGCAGCAATATTAGATGATGTTGCTAATTATATTCCTGCAAGAATTACGGGAGTATTAATGTTAGTTGTTACCTTTAAATTAAAAGGATTCTCATTTATTTTTAAAGAAGGAAAGAAACATAGCAGTCCGAATGCAGGGTATCCAGAAGCTGCTTTAGCATATATTTTAGATTGCCAGTTTGGTGGGCCTAATTATTATCATGGTAAATTGGTTGACAAACCTTTTATAGGAAGTAACAATCGAACAATTAAACATGAAGAAATTAAAACAGTAAGTAACATAAATTACATAACAAGCATACTTTTTTTTCTTTTGATGATTGGATTGTTACTACTATTCTAA
- a CDS encoding pyridoxal phosphate-dependent aminotransferase gives MLNGHGDDLHLIDGEIKYNFSSNVYYKGCPKALLNEVSKNIHQIESYPSPIANELNILAAKKFRLNSNQFLFTNGATEAFYLIAQLFSDKKAAIVAPTFAEYEDSCKIFNLNYKLISRSEIKEAKADLIYICNPNNPTGHIFSNDELELLFQQKPETTFIIDEAYIEFTDKLTSIVSLTKTYSNLIIVRSLTKTFTIPGLRLGYVISDSSNIEKLLELKMPWSVNTLAIKAGEYIFNNYKNIQFNASKLIAETIIFKGQLATLKDIRVCDSNTSYFLVELLHHSAKELKEHLIVNHQILVRDATNFNKLEGEYIRVATQSKEANSILIKALKEWI, from the coding sequence ATGTTAAACGGACATGGTGATGACCTTCATTTAATTGATGGAGAAATTAAATATAATTTTAGCTCAAATGTGTATTATAAAGGTTGTCCAAAAGCATTACTCAACGAGGTATCAAAAAACATTCATCAAATTGAAAGTTACCCCTCGCCTATTGCCAATGAATTAAATATTTTGGCGGCTAAGAAATTCCGACTTAATAGCAATCAATTTTTATTCACCAACGGTGCAACAGAAGCATTTTATCTTATCGCTCAATTATTTTCTGATAAAAAAGCAGCTATCGTAGCTCCTACTTTTGCAGAATATGAAGATTCTTGTAAAATCTTCAATTTAAATTATAAATTAATCTCTAGATCAGAAATAAAAGAGGCCAAAGCAGACCTAATATATATTTGTAACCCAAATAATCCTACTGGTCACATATTTTCTAATGATGAATTAGAACTTTTATTTCAACAAAAACCTGAGACTACCTTTATTATTGACGAAGCTTATATTGAATTTACGGATAAATTAACATCAATCGTATCGTTAACTAAAACATACTCGAATTTAATTATTGTCCGTTCGTTAACCAAAACATTTACAATTCCTGGTTTACGTTTAGGATATGTTATTTCAGATTCATCAAACATAGAAAAGCTATTGGAATTAAAAATGCCTTGGAGTGTAAATACGCTTGCTATAAAAGCAGGTGAATATATTTTCAATAACTACAAAAACATCCAGTTTAACGCTTCAAAATTAATAGCAGAAACTATTATTTTTAAAGGGCAGTTAGCAACATTAAAAGATATCAGAGTTTGTGACAGTAACACTTCTTATTTTTTAGTTGAATTATTACATCATTCTGCAAAAGAATTAAAGGAACACTTAATTGTCAACCATCAAATTTTAGTTAGAGATGCAACTAATTTTAATAAACTAGAAGGAGAATATATTCGTGTAGCTACACAAAGCAAAGAAGCGAATAGTATTTTAATTAAAGCCTTAAAAGAATGGATTTAA